Below is a genomic region from Eupeodes corollae chromosome 1, idEupCoro1.1, whole genome shotgun sequence.
TTAGAAGGAGTACTTCTATACTATAAAATAGAAGAAACGCGCGATGAATTTTCTTAACAGAGCtcgcatttttataataaacttcaaacgttgttcgtttgtaaaacaattcattttaaaattatagaccaaactgaagatgtttaatagtgaaacaaaacacgaaacgtacgTTAGCTGTtcaaaccagtgttgccaaaaaatcaccctttatattgtgaaataccaaaataaaacttaaaaaaaaaacaacttaatttttttataaataaaaaagctgaaaaaaataattggcaCCTCTtacattttaggaaaaaaaaactatttatttcctaaataattttattaaacaataaataataacttttatgACATCTGGTTTAATGgtcagttttcttacaaaaaaaataagaaacctgataaaaacaatactaagagttggtaaaaaattatttaatttaaataaatatttccaaaaatttcatctttaatatcctttttttttacttaaaaactacttaaaattaggtccttaataTAATTCTTAAAGCTAACTAAAACTACCTagtctacctataaactacttaaatctAGAACAACCACCAAAATTGGTACTCCTgtttcaccctatcagttcggtcccgttcggacacagccctactgaaccgaaggagctctgctccgccttgggccatgacgtcccgattgtacaggagtcgcctatccacggttcttcgtctgacgtggtagattaacggaactgccaatctatcctgtatcagaccgcatttgtctaaaaagaggaatgcctctggtggaatgaacccgctcaagcgtgcactttcaaaatactcgtcgttcggatagaacgccccgaaaattaaattgttggtcgaagacatagcttttgcaatgtgacctcgaacgagttttatcacgaaattgtcaattctattgattcgagccccgttgtataggacctcgttggaatagtaatgctcataagaagattcggcagttcgatataagccggtacagcgtcgtaaacactgccgctcgaacacccgaaacttctaaatctgggaaggggcaacgttgtaccacacaggacaaccatagaCGATCATTGGccatatgagggccatgtagcaaattaccttcactctggggtcaaggcgactgctaaaaaacagccgtttcgtcagagcgaaggctcctctggccctggtcagagcagcatttatatgtctgtcgaaatataaatactgatctaaccagataccgaggtacttcactacacttttgctcgccaatggctgcccgtgaagatcaacgatgaccatcttgcgccaattcttgcacgtatccctcgtggccctagccaacggagtccggaacagtattgtctccgacttttggacatttattttcagtttctagtcgtcgcaatatcgcttaatcttgtcgaaatcacactGCAAGAAAactctaataacctcaacctttcgggccgttctttacgcaattagatcgtcggcgtacgcaattgcctttgtaagactacctatcagatcgctggtgtaaatgctaaagagaatcggcgaattcaccgctccctattgaagaccatttttaattaataatgttgtggtagaagttaaatTGCCACTCTTAACAACacactttctaccgttaagcgtatcataaagtatataaaacaatggcttgcttatgccaagcctgctcagttttaggtaaagaccctctaaccatatggtgtcaaaggccttttctaaatcaaccaggacatcacctgtgcattgttgttttaatttattccattggatttcagaaacgagtttagacgcagcatgaattgtgtcatgaccgcccttgaacccgaactgcttatccggaattattttgttgtccgcagcccacttagtcagagccctattgatgatcttttcgaaaactttgctgatactcggaagaagaTTTACCGACCGGAGAtctgacgggttggagttgtcctttccctttttcgggagaggatgaaccacagcggtgtGGTGTGGTGGCAATTGACATTTGCCTCCATCGGTATATGTCTtagtacaatgttggatataccatcgacacctgctgactttaaattttttattgaattgaagatgagctgaagttcaaccttcgtcactatcAAGGGACTTGgacccgtttgctcggcgattacgGCATTTGCCATAATCGTGGtactcagatcgccattgtgtcatatcatttcgaaggtaaaagtgattaagtagggctctgttttccaggtcgtggctggggcgaatgctaacattcaccttatACAATTGCTGGAAGGCAGCTCCCACCACCTTAACTTTTTCCTtcaaagtcatcgtcaaagatgacTTCTTCTGGATCTGTTTGCTCTGTCCTGAGAACGTCCCTgctctcttcagttctttggagtttcagacacggaagttCACTTTCGTTCTTTTCTCTGAagatcttgttgattttagttaacagaataaatatatgtttgtattgactttgaaatcaaactattccaacacattatgcaaaatattgttgataactttaagcaatttttttagaaaaatcttactgacaactttaaaaaaaaaacaagaaaaacaacaaaaacaacaaaaaactgataacaaatggttttcgactcaagtattgtggagcaaagaaagatatttatttaaaatttttaatcatacacaaaatattgtaacgaatattttgttgaagtcttaagcaaaacaaatcgactgACGTaatgaaaagttataaatatgTCAGCCTCTTTATTATTTCAGCATTAAAataatgtagtacccgtagcatgatggttagtgcattggactgtcatgcaaggggtcttgggctcaatccctgcctgtgacacCTTACTTTTtctacgggtactgcctcttgccaggaattgacaaattctccaaaagtaattcttgtcatgaaaaaatgctttctcaaattagccgttcggattcggcatataaactgtaggtcccttccatctctgacaaaattactcgcacacagaaatggttgagaattgtaaggcACTAGGTCCTGGTTACTCATGGACTGTTGAgacaactaatttatttaatttttttattaaaagatttgttttataatataaaaaaatataattaattcgtCAGCGAAACTTCAATAGAACATTGGCAAAATTTCGAACAAGAATTGGTACAAAAAGtagtttaataattataaaaactttattttgtttttttttttttatacttccaATTAaatcgaggttatatttatgAATTGTTCTCAAAACCATCAACTacatttttcatacattttaaagcCTCAAATGCACATTCACACTTATCGTCTATGTTAAGGTTCTTAATTACATTGAAACAGTTGCTATTAATATTAACTCTTATAAGCCCATTAACTGACATGGGTAATATACCCTGTAAAAATGAACATCCATTAAGCAATCCATATTGTTCTAATATACACAGAATGTAACATTTTATACTGCGATTGTTTGCAGCTAAATTGATGCTCTTTTCCTCATCCCTTGCAAATTCTTCTACTTGTTGAGGTGAGGTGTTAGTTTTTAACATACACTCATAAAACGGATCACCATTCACATATCTATGCTCATCGCTATCCTCGTCCTTGTCACTAGAAGCAAactattaagaaaaatatttttttttgaatatgttgACAAATAATGCAAATGTACCAGTAAATAATTATATACTAGCTAATTCTTACTGTGTGTGTAAAAGTTAACAGAGAAAGTAATAATAAGTTAAGAATTGACATTGCTCAActttaaataacaacaatacAATAACTACTGAAATTGTAGCAGtccatttaattgaaataataccCCTTACTCTATGCATACACTAATTACGTAATTGTGTATTAATAATGAAAAGAATGGCTATTTCAATATAAATCAGATTTTTAAAAGGTGACTTTttctattaattattaaaaaccaattacacacaattgttttgaaaagaacTACTTCGCTCagggtttcgttttttttttttaaataaaaagtggtaaaaatttaataacattgCTGGATTTACTTGGCGTAGGTCAGATCAAACAAGGGGCCCGTGATGGGTTTATAAAATAGTCTACCTCTTCCGACTCTCATACtcaatcaattttaacaaatgaggtctctaaagaaaaaactttttttttagactatgctgttgtatttttattgaataaacatTATTTGACAAAATTACGTTTCTTTCTGGGGCACTAAAATGACAATACTTTCTTAATAGATCAAGATTTCCTAAATTCGATTCTcgctataaacatttttatcaccgtaaaaataaattatatgaagttttgcaaagaacaaatctttttcttctttataaataattgtttaaatattttacttagtTTTCGTAATATCTCATTACCTATGGTTCTTCATTTCAtaccgaacaaaaaaaaaatatttcttttaaataaaagtttattacgTTTCTTgtaaacgaataaaataaagtcCAATTCGGTACATTTTGAAGTAATAGGTAATTGTGTGATACGCCACCTTACTTAAATTGCAATTTATGGCTAAACCTAGTTTGGCAGTTTCATCGTTTAAAGtgataaattgttaaaattaacaatagagcaaaaacataaaagtaCCTCAAGCGTAAAACGAAAAAGCAATCACAAGCAATTTTTGAATGGTTAATTTACCAAAAACTGGTTGAATTATTGCATTTTGATTAAGTATATAAATCACCAACAAAATTCTATAGAAACAGTAACAAGAAATCATCATGACAAGAGTATTGATGTTCCTTGTGATAATAGCTTTGGGCGTCCAAGCTCGGGTAAATTCATAAATATCTCTATCTAAATCTATAAAAtttctatatttcaattttaatatatttaaggcTGATCCTCCAGAAGCATTAGAccacacaaaatttattgaggccagtaattgtttgaaaaaggaaaatctTATATTTGCTGACGTTTTGGAATTCGCTCTAGAAGACAAATTGGAATTAgctgaaaaaaatccaaagttAAAATGTTTCGCTTCGTGTTTGTTGGAATATGGAAAACTTATAGATGGTTGTACGATTCTAAGTAAAAACTCAGACACAGTTAAGGACAAACAAATGGAGAAGTTCGTCAAATTAGTAGATAGTTGTAAGGATGTTGTTAAGGGAAGTGATCGTTGTGAATGTGGATTTCAATTGATCAAGTGTATAACAGAGAAAGGAAAAGAGAAGTAGGcttgcttttttaatattattattgatttactttttaattattataatttgtacTTATTTTGGTTTATGTATTTTACGGTTCTAATTTtcgttaaattgttttttttcgacatttgtttattttggcagttttaaaataaatattttattttaattaaatttcattttactgttttaaaaaatttgagtgaagaaacatttttaattcatatttggtgccaaataattcaataaattctGAAGTGAATAGTGTATGTTACACCCTAAGTTATCATAGAAATTTTAAATCCTTCTTTAATGG
It encodes:
- the LOC129940488 gene encoding uncharacterized protein LOC129940488, which gives rise to MSILNLLLLSLLTFTHTFASSDKDEDSDEHRYVNGDPFYECMLKTNTSPQQVEEFARDEEKSINLAANNRSIKCYILCILEQYGLLNGCSFLQGILPMSVNGLIRVNINSNCFNVIKNLNIDDKCECAFEALKCMKNVVDGFENNS
- the LOC129939790 gene encoding general odorant-binding protein 56d-like, which codes for MTRVLMFLVIIALGVQARADPPEALDHTKFIEASNCLKKENLIFADVLEFALEDKLELAEKNPKLKCFASCLLEYGKLIDGCTILSKNSDTVKDKQMEKFVKLVDSCKDVVKGSDRCECGFQLIKCITEKGKEK